GTGATCTGTTGAAGACCCTCGTTCTGGATCAAACCGAAAGTGATCCACTCGAGGAACTTCCCATTCATTTGCCAGAAATTCAGCTGGGATGCGATTAGGGAGCCGGCGGCCATACCAATCACTCCCCAGAAAATCGAAGCGATTACAAATTGGCGAGTGATCCGGTCGTCAAACTCGATAGTGACACGAGAACTACTAGTCATTGCTACTAAAGAGTGTGAGAGTCGTCATCCCGGAGAGGCATTAGGGAATCCTGCTCGGGGCTACCCGAATTGCGTCGATGCAGCAGAAGAAAGAGGCAAAGAAATAGCGAGGCGAGCAGCAGGCTGACTAGGAGGGTTAGACCGATTACATTCATTGGAACGAAGAGATCGTCACGCAGAAAAGCCGTGCCCAGGGGAAATTGATTTTCATTATACCTAAGATTAGCAATTTGAAATTTTAATATGCAAGACATAAGTATTTATGATACTCATTCTCAATAGTTGCATTTCTAATAAGTCTATCTTTTCGCCTCGATTCGAAGATCTTATCGTAAAAGAAAATCGCACCGAGGCAGGGCGCCATCTTTGACAAGGTGCGCGGTCGTTAGATAAAACCGGAGATCTATTTGGGCATGCTCTGTTTGACTGAGTCGGAGCCCTAGGCGTTCCGGCGGTACATCCAGACGCCCGCGACACCAGCCAATACAAGAGGGGTCCACGTCGACGCCAGCACAGGGAGCCAGCTCCTCTGTCCAGCGAAAGAAAAGACCGCGGTCACGGCAAAGAAGCCGAGATAGATCCAGACCGCGCGAAAGAAGCCACTCGAAGCACCCGACCTGCCCGTCCCAAGCGCGCAGGGTATCGCGATCAGGACCACGACGAAAAACTGGAGGGGAGCCGAGAGTACCGCGAGGTAACGGACCCGATACGGTTTGGCCTTTGGATCCCCCTCACTTTGCCGAAGAAGCTGGTCCAACTGCAGGAGTGATAGATCCTTCGGACGTTGGCTAAAACCCAATAAAAGAATTGGCGTCATGCGGCTTCCCTCCAGGACCATCTCGTCGAAAGGCACGAGTTCGCCGGGCAGCTCATCTGCAGGCGTAATTGGGAGGACGACTCCATTGGTGAGAGTCCATTGGCCCTTTTCTTCGTCATACACTCCACGAGCGGCTTCGATGCGCTGCGGAGCCTCTGAAGAAGAAAGGTTTACACTCAGCCCAAACGCTTCATCGGAGGTTCGTCGATAGTTTTCGACGAACCACAGTTCGTCGTTCTGGGGGAGGTAAGCAGCGAGGTCACGAGAGGTGCCCCAAAAATCTTCTGAACCTCCGGCAAGAGCGTCCTCTTTGACCCT
The sequence above is a segment of the Verrucomicrobiota bacterium genome. Coding sequences within it:
- a CDS encoding LptF/LptG family permease; translation: MRIDRYIFGEWLKIFGLAVAAILGLLLLGEVYNELPRFIDREASLETVLLYFFLLIPGYLPSLLPICFFLSLLFSLASLQRNGEIVAIRSAGVSLFRLSRPFWVAALGLAGLLLWLNGSLAPSSMESSRLLRERVKEDALAGGSEDFWGTSRDLAAYLPQNDELWFVENYRRTSDEAFGLSVNLSSSEAPQRIEAARGVYDEEKGQWTLTNGVVLPITPADELPGELVPFDEMVLEGSRMTPILLLGFSQRPKDLSLLQLDQLLRQSEGDPKAKPYRVRYLAVLSAPLQFFVVVLIAIPCALGTGRSGASSGFFRAVWIYLGFFAVTAVFSFAGQRSWLPVLASTWTPLVLAGVAGVWMYRRNA